Proteins found in one Hevea brasiliensis isolate MT/VB/25A 57/8 chromosome 18, ASM3005281v1, whole genome shotgun sequence genomic segment:
- the LOC110643091 gene encoding protein NRT1/ PTR FAMILY 2.9, translated as MENRNDRAHIHDHDQQKGNGNDEEPVINYRGIKAMPFIIGNETFEKLGTVGSSTNLVVYLNTVFNLKSVTATTVVNVFNGATNLAPLLGAFLCDTYFGRYKTLGFASVTSFLGMSALALTAAITNLHPPKCVGKDNSQCVGPTIWQFAFLLCGFGLIAIGAGGIRPCNLAFGAEQFNPNTESGKRGMSSFFNWYYFTYTFAVMVSVTGIVYVQSDVSWAIGLAIPAFLMFLSSAVFFLGTRIYVIVEPEGSPMTSVAQVLVVAVKKRGLKLPQNPAFSLFNYIPAKSINSKLPHTNQFRFLDKAAIVTEKDQINLDGSSAKPWRLCSIQQVEEVKCLIRIIPIWASAIIYHVPLIQQQTYAVLQALQLDRRLGTGSFEVPAATFIIFTMLALTIWIPIYDRILVPFLQRLTGKEGGFTLLQRMGIGILLSVLCMFVSGLVEGHRRHIAHTKPTLGISPKGGAVSSMSWMWLVPQLALAGLSEGFNYVSQIEFYYKQFPENMRSIAGSSFFAGLALANFLSGFLVSTVHKVTSSTKSGDWLSEDLNKAKLDYFYYVIGVLGVLNLAYFLLCAKWYKYKVREDDSSVEMSKKGSVKHHV; from the exons ATGGAGAACAGAAACGATCGTGCTCATATTCATGATCATGATCAGCAAAAGGGTAATGGAAATGATGAAGAACCAGTCATCAACTACAGAGGAATCAAAGCCATGCCCTTTATCATTG GAAATGAGACATTTGAGAAGCTTGGAACCGTTGGATCTTCAACAAACCTTGTGGTGTATCTGAACACAGTTTTTAACCTCAAGAGTGTGACTGCTACTACTGTTGTTAACGTCTTCAATGGCGCCACTAACTTGGCTCCTTTACTTGGAGCTTTCCTCTGTGATACTTACTTTGGACGTTACAAGACTCTGGGTTTTGCTTCTGTTACCTCATTTCTG GGAATGTCAGCACTAGCTTTGACAGCAGCAATAACCAACCTGCATCCTCCAAAGTGTGTAGGAAAAGATAACAGCCAATGTGTAGGTCCAACAATTTGGCAATTTGCCTTTCTTCTGTGTGGATTTGGACTGATAGCAATTGGAGCTGGTGGAATCCGACCTTGCAATCTTGCCTTTGGTGCAGAGCAATTCAATCCCAACACTGAATCAGGCAAGAGGGGTATGAGTAGCTTCTTCAATTGGTACTACTTCACATATACCTTCGCTGTCATGGTTTCAGTAACTGGCATTGTCTATGTTCAATCTGACGTTAGCTGGGCTATTGGGTTGGCCATTCCTGCTTTTCTCATGTTCCTTTCTTCTGCTGTCTTCTTCTTGGGAACAAGAATTTATGTTATTGTTGAACCTGAAGGCAGCCCCATGACTAGTGTGGCTCAAGTTCTTGTTGTTGCTGTAAAAAAACGAGGGCTAAAGCTTCCTCAGAACCCTGCTTTTTCCCTTTTCAACTATATTCCTGCCAAATCTATCAACTCCAAGCTCCCTCACACAAATCAGTTCAG GTTCCTTGACAAGGCAGCAATCGTTACAGAAAAGGACCAAATAAACTTGGATGGCTCATCTGCCAAACCTTGGAGACTATGCAGTATCCAGCAAGTTGAAGAAGTGAAATGTTTGATCAGAATAATTCCAATATGGGCATCAGCCATAATCTACCATGTTCCCTTAATCCAACAACAGACCTATGCAGTTCTCCAAGCACTGCAACTTGACAGACGTCTAGGTACTGGCAGTTTTGAAGTACCTGCTGCCACATTTATTATCTTCACTATGCTTGCCCTCACTATTTGGATTCCCATTTATGACCGAATCCTGGTTCCGTTTCTTCAAAGACTTACTGGCAAAGAAGGTGGATtcacacttctccagagaatggGAATTGGAATCTTACTCTCAGTTCTTTGTATGTTTGTTTCCGGTTTGGTCGAGGGACATAGAAGACATATTGCTCATACTAAGCCAACTCTAGGCATATCACCCAAAGGAGGTGCTGTATCATCAATGTCTTGGATGTGGCTAGTACCTCAACTTGCACTTGCTGGACTTTCTGAGGGCTTTAATTATGTTTCCCAGATTGAATTTTACTACAAACAATTCCCAGAAAACATGAGGAGTATTGCAGGATCTTCCTTCTTTGCTGGTCTCGCATTGGCAAATTTTCTCAGTGGTTTTCTTGTTTCCACAGTCCACAAGGTTACTTCATCAACTAAATCTGGAGATTGGCTATCTGAGGATCTTAACAAGGCGAAATTGGACTATTTCTATTATGTAATTGGTGTTTTGGGGGTATTGAACTTGGCATATTTTCTGCTATGTGCTAAGTGGTACAAATACAAAGTTCGTGAAGATGATAGCTCAGTGGAGATGTCCAAGAAGGGATCAGTGAAGCATCATGTGTGA